The proteins below come from a single Limnobaculum xujianqingii genomic window:
- a CDS encoding sigma 54-interacting transcriptional regulator: protein MRIDIVYDYLRKSNQPEGITASQLAENTGLSRANVSSELNKLVNQGKATKTKGKPVYYFCVEAQDVPQQVLSQQLDTFVEQNPSLYSAVAQAKAAILYPPQGMNLLLLGETGVGKSMFAEMLHAYAIETQQIAQDAPFVIFNCADYANNPQLLLAQLFGAKRGAYTGADEERIGLLEKANRGILFLDEVHRLPPEGQEMFFTFIDKGIYRRLGETAIERTAPVRIFAATTESPQSALLNTFTRRFPMAITLPALRSRTFEERFNLIKRFFSQEAGHLHSQITVSANTLRALLSYDCANNVGQLKSDIRFACASAYVEYCSGKTAQIEVYSRTLPDYANNALFTHIEHRQIWNKIIGINKKSIVFSADDACIFVEDHPADNIYDMLNLRMSELKSLGVDDSVLEKTIENDIAEYFQMHINSATRHYNSSKLDSLVSEKTLRLTEELIQYVEVKFQRPLNPRLYYGLANHIEHAVERVRSNKCIVHPQLNRIRTSHSEMFNVALDCLHMIERVMEVTLPIDEAGFLTMFLVFGERGIDLQHNDVQIFVVAHGKNTASALADTANELLGVNYAIAFNAPLEEKAQQVLERIIDYIRTSKNQSDIMLLVDMGSLTTFAATIEQQCGIKVASLQLISTMHVIEAIQSAMNGNSLSEVYQDVQKVNQFLTSQVNPTDSTQSPVREHLISRKLAIITLCTTGEGTAQVIENLLIKSLSYRKNLIDIIPLNINSESSVKRHIERLSADYMIIAIVSPFPIYCDIPLFDLADILHRNGISSLQSLIDTEATYSLVTGTLEQLIVNLPPDYLVSEIRKFNNKIIASLGVSQSTNLLIGLIMHIACMLDRLKAGESGHRFKDKPQYLEQHADEIRLIKQAITSLEQAFNVTLVDDELCSIHRFYRQ, encoded by the coding sequence ATGAGAATCGACATTGTTTATGATTATTTGAGAAAGAGTAATCAACCAGAAGGTATTACCGCCTCTCAGTTAGCCGAAAATACGGGTTTATCACGTGCTAATGTTAGCAGTGAATTAAACAAGCTGGTTAACCAGGGAAAAGCGACCAAGACTAAAGGGAAACCCGTCTATTATTTCTGTGTCGAAGCCCAGGATGTTCCGCAACAGGTTCTCAGTCAGCAGTTAGATACTTTTGTTGAACAAAATCCCAGCCTTTATTCCGCAGTCGCTCAGGCTAAAGCCGCCATACTCTATCCACCCCAGGGTATGAACCTGTTATTGCTGGGTGAAACAGGTGTTGGCAAATCTATGTTTGCAGAAATGCTTCATGCCTATGCCATCGAAACTCAACAAATTGCGCAAGATGCTCCTTTTGTCATTTTCAACTGTGCTGATTATGCCAACAACCCACAACTGCTTCTTGCTCAACTATTTGGTGCCAAACGTGGGGCCTACACTGGTGCCGATGAAGAACGTATCGGTTTGCTGGAAAAAGCCAATCGGGGAATATTATTTCTGGATGAAGTTCACCGCTTGCCCCCCGAAGGGCAGGAGATGTTCTTTACCTTTATTGATAAGGGAATTTACCGTCGCCTGGGAGAAACCGCGATAGAACGCACCGCACCGGTACGTATTTTTGCTGCCACGACGGAATCACCACAATCAGCGTTGTTAAATACCTTTACCCGACGCTTTCCTATGGCAATCACCCTACCGGCGCTGCGATCGCGAACGTTTGAAGAACGCTTTAACTTGATTAAACGCTTTTTTAGTCAGGAAGCTGGTCATTTGCATAGCCAAATTACGGTTTCAGCCAATACGCTACGGGCCTTACTCAGCTACGACTGTGCCAATAATGTTGGCCAGTTAAAATCAGATATTCGTTTTGCCTGTGCCAGTGCTTATGTGGAATATTGCTCCGGTAAAACTGCTCAAATTGAAGTGTATAGCCGTACTTTGCCAGACTATGCCAACAACGCTTTGTTTACTCATATTGAACATCGCCAAATCTGGAATAAAATCATTGGCATCAATAAAAAAAGCATCGTTTTCTCTGCCGATGATGCCTGCATATTTGTTGAAGATCATCCCGCAGACAATATTTATGACATGCTAAATTTACGCATGTCTGAGTTAAAAAGTCTGGGTGTTGACGATAGCGTATTAGAAAAAACCATTGAGAATGATATCGCTGAATATTTTCAGATGCATATCAACAGCGCCACCCGTCACTATAACTCCAGCAAGCTGGACAGCCTGGTATCCGAGAAAACGCTACGTCTCACCGAAGAACTGATTCAGTATGTTGAAGTGAAATTTCAACGCCCTCTAAATCCACGACTATATTATGGTTTAGCTAACCACATTGAACATGCGGTTGAACGAGTGCGCAGCAATAAGTGTATTGTTCACCCGCAGCTTAATCGTATTCGCACTTCCCACAGTGAAATGTTTAATGTGGCGCTGGATTGCCTGCATATGATTGAACGAGTGATGGAAGTCACGCTTCCCATTGATGAAGCAGGCTTTCTTACCATGTTTCTGGTGTTTGGTGAGCGGGGCATCGACCTGCAACATAATGACGTACAGATTTTCGTAGTGGCACACGGTAAAAATACCGCCAGTGCGCTGGCAGATACGGCCAATGAATTGCTGGGTGTAAATTATGCCATAGCATTTAATGCACCTTTGGAGGAAAAAGCTCAACAGGTGCTGGAACGCATTATTGATTACATCCGAACCAGTAAAAATCAGTCCGATATTATGTTGCTGGTAGACATGGGATCACTGACCACCTTTGCAGCTACAATTGAACAGCAATGTGGCATAAAAGTCGCTTCACTACAGTTGATCAGCACCATGCACGTCATTGAAGCGATTCAAAGCGCAATGAACGGTAATTCATTGTCAGAGGTGTATCAGGATGTACAGAAAGTAAATCAATTCCTGACATCGCAAGTTAACCCGACCGACTCAACGCAATCCCCCGTCAGGGAACATTTGATTAGTCGTAAACTGGCGATTATTACCTTGTGCACAACCGGAGAGGGAACCGCACAAGTCATTGAAAATTTATTGATAAAATCCCTCTCTTACCGTAAAAATTTAATTGATATCATTCCGTTAAACATCAATAGCGAGTCCAGCGTAAAACGTCATATTGAACGCCTGTCTGCTGACTATATGATCATCGCTATTGTTAGCCCTTTCCCGATATATTGCGATATTCCACTGTTTGATTTGGCCGATATTTTGCATCGTAATGGCATATCCAGTTTGCAATCGTTAATCGATACTGAAGCCACTTACTCGCTGGTTACCGGCACGCTGGAACAGCTGATTGTCAATCTACCGCCAGATTATTTGGTCAGTGAGATACGTAAGTTCAATAATAAAATTATCGCGTCACTGGGTGTATCACAGTCAACGAATCTGCTGATCGGTTTGATTATGCATATAGCCTGTATGCTGGATCGACTCAAAGCAGGCGAGTCGGGACACCGCTTTAAAGATAAGCCACAGTATCTTGAACAGCATGCTGATGAAATAAGACTAATAAAACAGGCAATCACTTCGCTGGAACAAGCGTTTAATGTGACACTGGTGGATGATGAGCTTTGTTCAATTCACCGATTTTACCGACAGTAA
- a CDS encoding BON domain-containing protein, producing the protein MKNIQLAKVMTAAVLGTVLLSGSAFAEESVVDKAKSAASDAGDKIEHSAKKADLYMGDSAITAKVKTALLDAKDIKSTEISVETINSMVYLTGNIASKAQAEQVVQLVGKVEGVTSVKNDLVIKP; encoded by the coding sequence ATGAAGAATATTCAATTAGCGAAAGTAATGACGGCAGCTGTTTTGGGTACGGTGTTATTAAGCGGTAGTGCATTTGCTGAAGAAAGCGTAGTTGATAAGGCCAAGTCCGCAGCCAGTGATGCCGGTGATAAAATTGAGCACTCAGCGAAGAAAGCCGATCTGTATATGGGTGATAGTGCCATCACAGCAAAAGTTAAAACGGCATTACTGGATGCTAAAGATATTAAAAGTACCGAAATCTCCGTAGAAACCATTAACAGTATGGTTTATCTGACCGGTAATATCGCCAGCAAAGCACAGGCTGAACAAGTGGTTCAACTGGTTGGTAAAGTCGAAGGTGTTACCAGCGTTAAAAATGATCTGGTGATTAAACCCTGA
- a CDS encoding DUF1328 domain-containing protein, whose translation MFRWGIIFLVIALIAAALGFGTLAGTAASAAKIVFVVGIILFIVSLFTGRKRP comes from the coding sequence ATGTTTCGTTGGGGAATTATCTTTTTGGTGATCGCGCTGATTGCTGCCGCATTAGGTTTTGGCACGCTGGCGGGAACTGCCGCCTCAGCAGCGAAAATCGTATTTGTTGTCGGGATTATCCTGTTTATTGTTAGCCTGTTTACCGGGCGAAAACGGCCCTGA
- a CDS encoding toxin-antitoxin system YwqK family antitoxin translates to MRRILLVIFSLFIFSANAEEMEHKANMMTAPEATWKKGDKVAEYLISLDNGFFEIDRQFLGITKEGFYQVQDFYQKDGRKFTDPFLLKTQQGIPQDWMEFMDLSPAVLSGDYFQYHADGSKMVEIKSTGLNSYQKKSWYNNGQLQSQVSYENGKQEGMFTFWHANGKKLREGELLHGKHNGVWKSWHENGVSGTEVRYINGVLDGETFGWHENGQKYHQGMYRNGNAVGMSYVWDQDGNLVEEKDNGGAI, encoded by the coding sequence GTGAGACGAATTCTTTTAGTGATTTTTAGTCTTTTCATCTTTAGTGCAAATGCTGAAGAGATGGAACATAAGGCAAATATGATGACAGCGCCTGAAGCAACATGGAAGAAAGGAGATAAGGTTGCCGAATATCTGATCTCTTTAGATAACGGTTTCTTTGAGATAGACCGTCAATTTCTGGGAATAACCAAAGAGGGTTTCTACCAGGTACAGGATTTTTATCAGAAAGACGGCAGGAAGTTTACCGATCCTTTCTTACTGAAGACGCAGCAAGGAATTCCTCAGGACTGGATGGAGTTTATGGATCTTTCTCCTGCTGTCTTGTCCGGTGATTATTTTCAATACCATGCAGATGGTTCCAAAATGGTGGAGATAAAAAGCACTGGCTTGAACAGCTATCAAAAAAAATCCTGGTATAACAATGGCCAACTGCAAAGTCAGGTTAGCTATGAAAATGGTAAACAAGAAGGGATGTTTACTTTTTGGCATGCCAATGGAAAAAAGCTGCGCGAAGGGGAGTTACTGCACGGCAAGCATAATGGCGTCTGGAAAAGCTGGCATGAAAATGGGGTGTCAGGTACCGAGGTCAGATATATCAATGGGGTACTTGATGGTGAAACATTCGGATGGCATGAAAACGGTCAGAAATACCATCAGGGAATGTACCGTAATGGTAACGCTGTTGGTATGAGTTATGTCTGGGATCAGGATGGGAATTTGGTTGAGGAGAAGGATAATGGCGGTGCTATTTAG
- a CDS encoding YicC/YloC family endoribonuclease: protein MIRSMTAYARHETKGEWGSATWELRSVNQRYLETYIRLPEQFRSLEPVIRERLRTRLTRGKIECNLRFEIDPSAQTEMMLNKELAQQLVQAANWVKMQSDEGEINPVDILRWPGVMSAKSQDLDAISTELMGSLEIAINEFIDAREREGASLKTLIEQRLEGVSAEVVKVRARMPEVLVWQRERLLSKLEEAQVQLENNRLEQELVMLAQRTDVAEELDRLDAHVKETYTILKKPEAVGRRLDFMMQEFNRESNTLASKSINSEVTASAIELKVLIEQMREQIQNIE from the coding sequence ATGATCCGCAGTATGACCGCTTATGCACGCCATGAAACCAAAGGGGAATGGGGTAGCGCAACCTGGGAACTCCGTTCCGTTAACCAGCGTTATTTAGAGACTTACATCCGCCTGCCGGAACAATTTCGCAGTCTGGAGCCGGTAATTCGTGAGCGCTTACGTACGCGTCTGACCCGTGGAAAAATCGAGTGTAACCTGCGGTTTGAAATTGATCCTTCCGCCCAAACCGAGATGATGCTGAACAAAGAGCTGGCACAACAGCTGGTTCAGGCCGCCAACTGGGTGAAAATGCAGAGCGATGAAGGTGAGATTAATCCGGTAGATATTCTACGCTGGCCTGGGGTTATGTCGGCAAAAAGTCAGGATCTGGATGCTATCAGTACCGAACTGATGGGATCGCTGGAAATCGCCATTAATGAATTTATCGATGCCCGCGAGCGGGAAGGTGCATCGCTGAAAACCCTGATTGAACAGCGTCTGGAAGGGGTAAGTGCAGAGGTGGTGAAAGTCCGTGCCCGTATGCCGGAGGTTCTGGTTTGGCAGCGCGAAAGACTGCTCAGCAAACTGGAAGAAGCACAGGTACAGCTGGAAAATAATCGTCTGGAGCAAGAGTTAGTCATGCTGGCACAGCGTACTGACGTAGCCGAAGAGCTGGACCGCCTTGATGCTCATGTGAAAGAGACGTATACCATTCTGAAAAAACCAGAGGCCGTTGGTCGCCGTTTAGATTTTATGATGCAGGAATTTAACCGCGAGTCGAATACGCTGGCGTCGAAGTCGATTAATTCAGAGGTGACGGCATCGGCGATTGAGTTGAAGGTGTTGATTGAGCAGATGCGGGAGCAGATTCAAAACATCGAGTAG
- the rph gene encoding ribonuclease PH, whose translation MRPEGRSAQQVRPITLTRNYTKHAEGAVLVEFGETKVLCTATIEEGVPRFLKGQGQGWITAEYGMLPRSTHTRNPREAAKGKQGGRTLEIQRLIARSLRAAVDLTQLGEFTITLDCDVLQADGGTRTASITGACVALADALNKLVADGKLKQNPMKCMVAAVSVGIVGGEAVCDLEYVEDSAAETDMNVVMTDDGRMIEVQGTAEGEPFTHEELLSLLALARQGIDTIIKAQKAVLGQ comes from the coding sequence ATGCGTCCAGAAGGTCGAAGTGCTCAACAAGTACGCCCTATCACCCTTACTCGCAACTACACAAAGCATGCAGAAGGCGCTGTTCTGGTAGAGTTTGGCGAAACCAAAGTATTATGTACCGCTACCATTGAAGAAGGCGTTCCGCGTTTTCTGAAAGGTCAGGGACAAGGTTGGATTACCGCGGAATACGGTATGTTGCCGCGTTCAACCCACACCCGTAACCCGCGTGAAGCGGCAAAAGGTAAGCAGGGTGGCAGAACGCTGGAAATTCAGCGCCTGATTGCTCGCTCATTGCGCGCAGCGGTGGACCTGACCCAACTGGGTGAGTTTACCATTACCTTAGACTGTGATGTGTTACAGGCCGATGGTGGCACCCGTACCGCCTCTATTACCGGAGCTTGTGTAGCGTTAGCCGATGCGTTGAACAAGCTGGTTGCTGACGGTAAGCTGAAACAAAATCCGATGAAATGCATGGTTGCTGCGGTCTCCGTTGGGATTGTAGGCGGGGAAGCGGTGTGCGATCTGGAGTATGTGGAAGACTCTGCAGCAGAAACCGATATGAATGTGGTGATGACTGACGATGGCCGCATGATTGAAGTGCAGGGTACCGCAGAGGGGGAACCCTTCACTCATGAAGAGCTATTGAGCCTGTTGGCGCTGGCGCGTCAGGGAATTGATACTATCATCAAGGCGCAAAAAGCAGTACTTGGACAATAA
- the pyrE gene encoding orotate phosphoribosyltransferase, producing MKPYQRQFIEFALNKQVLKFGEFHLKSGRISPYFFNAGLFNTGRDLALLGRFYAAALVDSGIAFDLLFGPAYKGIPIATTTAVALSEHHDRDVPYCFNRKEAKDHGEGGHLVGSPLAGRVMLVDDVITAGTAIRESMEVIRQHDATLSGVLISLDRQERGRGELSAIQEVKRDYQCEVITIITLDDLVEYLTEKPEMAEHLVAIKAYQNEYGV from the coding sequence ATGAAACCCTATCAGCGCCAGTTTATTGAGTTCGCACTTAACAAGCAGGTATTAAAGTTTGGTGAGTTCCACCTGAAATCAGGCCGAATCAGTCCTTACTTTTTTAATGCGGGTCTCTTTAATACCGGTCGCGATCTGGCTTTGTTAGGGCGTTTTTATGCAGCGGCGCTGGTAGATTCCGGCATTGCGTTTGATCTGCTGTTTGGTCCGGCCTATAAGGGTATTCCTATTGCGACCACCACGGCAGTGGCGTTATCCGAACATCACGATCGCGATGTGCCTTACTGCTTTAATCGCAAAGAAGCTAAAGATCATGGTGAAGGTGGTCATTTAGTGGGTAGTCCACTGGCGGGTCGCGTCATGTTGGTGGATGATGTGATTACTGCCGGTACTGCTATTCGTGAATCCATGGAAGTGATTCGCCAGCATGATGCGACATTAAGCGGCGTATTGATCTCTCTGGATCGTCAGGAACGAGGACGTGGAGAACTGTCTGCCATTCAGGAAGTGAAGCGAGACTACCAGTGTGAAGTCATCACTATTATCACTCTGGATGATTTGGTGGAGTATCTGACAGAAAAGCCGGAGATGGCGGAACATCTGGTGGCGATTAAGGCTTATCAGAATGAGTATGGTGTTTGA
- the glpX gene encoding class II fructose-bisphosphatase: MKRELAIEFSRVTEAAALAGYRYLGRGDKNKADGAAVEAMRIVLNQVNIDGEIVIGEGEIDEAPMLYIGEKVGTGNGDAVDIAVDPIEGTRMTAMGQANALAVLAVAEKGAFLHAPDMYMEKLVVGPGAKDTIDLNLPLTENLKRIALKLNKPLSELTVITLAKPRHDKMIEEMQQLGVRVFAIPDGDVAASILTCMPDSEVDVMYGIGGAPEGVISAAVIRALDGDMQSRLLARHQVKGDSEENRRIGEQELARCKQMGIDAGKVLKLGEMARNDNIIFSATGITKGDLLNGIQRTGNMATTETLMIRGKSRTIRRIQSIHYLDRKDPALCDILL; the protein is encoded by the coding sequence ATGAAACGTGAACTTGCGATTGAGTTTTCTCGCGTCACCGAGGCTGCTGCGCTGGCTGGTTATCGCTACTTAGGCCGTGGCGATAAAAATAAAGCGGACGGTGCGGCAGTTGAAGCCATGCGGATAGTACTCAATCAGGTCAATATTGACGGTGAAATTGTCATCGGTGAAGGTGAAATCGATGAAGCGCCAATGCTGTATATCGGTGAGAAAGTCGGTACTGGCAATGGTGATGCGGTTGATATCGCGGTAGACCCAATCGAAGGTACACGTATGACGGCTATGGGCCAGGCTAATGCGCTGGCGGTATTAGCAGTAGCGGAAAAAGGCGCTTTTCTGCACGCACCTGATATGTATATGGAAAAATTGGTTGTAGGCCCCGGCGCTAAAGACACTATCGATCTGAATCTGCCTTTAACCGAAAATCTCAAGCGTATCGCGCTAAAACTCAATAAGCCGCTGTCGGAGCTGACGGTGATTACTTTAGCTAAACCACGTCACGATAAAATGATTGAAGAGATGCAGCAGCTTGGCGTTCGGGTATTTGCTATTCCTGATGGCGATGTGGCCGCCTCCATTCTGACCTGTATGCCGGATAGTGAAGTAGACGTTATGTACGGTATCGGCGGCGCACCGGAAGGGGTTATTTCCGCCGCAGTTATTCGCGCGCTGGATGGCGATATGCAATCCCGTCTGCTGGCTCGTCATCAGGTTAAAGGTGACAGCGAAGAAAACCGTCGTATTGGTGAACAGGAGCTGGCGCGTTGTAAACAGATGGGTATTGATGCAGGTAAAGTGCTCAAACTGGGAGAAATGGCCCGTAACGACAATATCATTTTCTCTGCCACCGGCATCACTAAAGGTGACTTGCTCAATGGCATTCAGCGTACTGGCAATATGGCAACTACCGAAACGCTGATGATTCGCGGTAAATCACGTACCATTCGCCGCATTCAGTCAATTCACTATCTGGACCGTAAAGATCCTGCTCTCTGTGATATTTTGCTGTAA
- the glpK gene encoding glycerol kinase GlpK, translating into MTTEQKYIVALDQGTTSSRAVVLDHDANIIGVSQREFTQIYPHAGWVEHDPMEIWATQSAVLVEVLAQTGISSDEVAAIGITNQRETTIVWDKATGKPIYNAIVWQCRRTASICEQLKKEGMTDYIRENTGLVVDPYFSGTKVKWILDHVEGARDRAKRGELLFGTVDTWLVWNMTQGRTHVTDYTNASRTMLFNIKTLQWDERMLEVLDIPREMLPEVRPSSEIYGKTNIGGKGGTRIPISGMAGDQQAALFGHLCVQPGMAKNTYGTGCFLLMNTGKEVVKSEHGLLTTIACGPRGEVNYALEGAVFIGGASIQWLRDELKLFTDAMDSEYFATKVKDSNGVYVVPAFTGLGAPYWDPYARGAILGLTRGVNSNHIIRATLESIAYQTRDVLDAMQADAGTRLKALRVDGGAVSNNFLMQFQSDILGTSVERPAVREVTALGAAYLAGLAVGFWGDLDEVKSKADIERVFKPGIETTERNYRYKGWQKAVERARDWEEHDE; encoded by the coding sequence ATGACGACTGAGCAAAAATATATTGTCGCCCTCGATCAGGGAACCACAAGTTCACGTGCGGTGGTATTAGACCACGATGCCAACATTATTGGCGTATCACAGCGTGAATTCACTCAAATTTACCCTCATGCAGGTTGGGTAGAGCATGACCCAATGGAGATTTGGGCAACTCAGAGCGCAGTACTGGTTGAAGTACTGGCGCAAACAGGTATCAGTTCTGACGAAGTCGCCGCTATCGGTATTACCAACCAGCGTGAAACCACTATCGTTTGGGATAAGGCTACCGGTAAACCTATTTATAACGCGATTGTCTGGCAGTGCCGCAGAACCGCCAGTATTTGTGAGCAGTTGAAAAAAGAAGGAATGACCGACTATATCCGTGAAAATACCGGTTTAGTCGTCGACCCTTACTTCTCAGGCACCAAAGTAAAATGGATTCTGGATCACGTAGAAGGCGCTCGTGACCGTGCTAAACGTGGCGAGCTGCTGTTTGGTACCGTTGATACCTGGCTGGTGTGGAACATGACCCAAGGTCGTACCCACGTCACTGACTATACCAACGCCTCTCGTACCATGCTGTTTAATATTAAAACCCTTCAGTGGGATGAGCGCATGCTGGAAGTGTTGGATATTCCACGTGAAATGCTGCCAGAAGTTCGCCCATCGTCTGAAATCTATGGCAAAACTAATATTGGTGGTAAAGGCGGAACGCGTATTCCAATTTCCGGTATGGCAGGCGATCAGCAGGCAGCGTTATTTGGCCACCTGTGCGTTCAGCCGGGTATGGCAAAAAATACCTACGGGACCGGCTGCTTCCTGCTGATGAACACCGGTAAAGAAGTGGTTAAATCAGAGCACGGTCTGTTAACCACTATTGCCTGTGGCCCACGCGGTGAAGTGAACTATGCACTGGAAGGTGCGGTATTTATTGGCGGAGCCTCTATTCAATGGCTGCGTGATGAACTGAAACTGTTCACCGATGCTATGGACTCCGAATATTTCGCCACCAAAGTGAAAGACAGTAATGGTGTATACGTTGTACCTGCATTTACTGGCCTTGGTGCACCATATTGGGACCCGTACGCTCGTGGAGCCATTCTTGGTCTGACTCGAGGTGTGAACTCAAACCACATTATCCGTGCGACGCTGGAATCTATTGCTTATCAGACTCGCGACGTGCTGGATGCGATGCAGGCTGATGCGGGTACCCGTCTGAAAGCCCTACGGGTTGATGGTGGTGCAGTTTCCAATAACTTCCTGATGCAGTTCCAGTCAGACATTCTTGGCACTTCGGTGGAGCGTCCTGCGGTTCGTGAAGTTACTGCATTAGGTGCAGCTTACCTGGCTGGTCTGGCGGTTGGCTTCTGGGGCGATCTGGATGAAGTGAAGAGCAAAGCCGATATCGAGCGAGTGTTTAAACCGGGCATTGAAACCACCGAACGTAACTATCGTTACAAAGGTTGGCAGAAAGCGGTGGAGCGCGCTCGTGATTGGGAAGAGCATGATGAGTAA
- a CDS encoding MIP/aquaporin family protein, with the protein MSQNAGPTLKGQCIAEFLGTGLFLFFGIGCVAALKVAGASFGQWEISIIWGLAVALGVYLTAGVSGAHLNPAVTVALWLFACFDRKKVIPYILSQVAGAFCGAAMVYALYFSLFYEVEAAQNIVRGSVDSLSLAGTFSTYPNPAINVFQAFCVEVVISATLLALILALTDDGNGVPRGSLGPLLIGILVAVIGASMGPLTGFAMNPARDFGPKLFAYFAGWGNIALTGGRDIPYFIIPILGPIIGGCLGAWGYKAFIGGNLPCEACTIEDEK; encoded by the coding sequence ATGAGCCAAAATGCTGGCCCTACTTTAAAAGGGCAATGTATTGCTGAATTTCTTGGTACGGGACTGTTTCTCTTTTTTGGTATCGGTTGTGTTGCTGCACTAAAAGTCGCCGGTGCCAGTTTTGGGCAATGGGAAATTAGTATTATCTGGGGTCTGGCGGTTGCGCTGGGCGTCTACTTAACAGCGGGCGTATCGGGTGCCCACCTGAATCCGGCAGTTACTGTTGCTCTATGGTTATTTGCCTGCTTCGATCGTAAAAAAGTTATCCCTTATATTCTCTCACAGGTTGCCGGCGCATTTTGCGGTGCGGCAATGGTATATGCTCTCTATTTCAGCCTGTTCTACGAAGTAGAAGCGGCTCAAAATATTGTCCGGGGCAGTGTAGATAGCCTGTCACTGGCAGGTACCTTCTCTACTTATCCAAACCCGGCAATTAACGTATTTCAGGCATTCTGTGTAGAAGTAGTCATTTCTGCCACCCTGTTAGCCCTGATTCTGGCCTTAACTGATGATGGCAACGGCGTGCCACGTGGTTCACTGGGACCATTATTGATCGGTATTCTGGTTGCTGTTATTGGTGCATCAATGGGCCCATTAACCGGTTTCGCCATGAACCCGGCCCGTGACTTCGGTCCAAAACTGTTCGCCTATTTCGCCGGCTGGGGTAACATCGCCCTCACTGGTGGAAGAGATATTCCTTATTTTATCATACCAATTCTGGGGCCTATTATCGGTGGCTGCCTGGGAGCATGGGGCTATAAGGCATTTATCGGTGGTAATTTACCCTGTGAAGCCTGCACTATCGAAGATGAAAAATAA
- the zapB gene encoding cell division protein ZapB: protein MSFEVFEKLEAKVQQAIDTITLLQMEIEELKEKNNSLSREIESSANGRESLVNENAQLKQEQQAWQERLRLLLGKMDEV from the coding sequence ATGTCATTTGAAGTATTTGAAAAACTGGAAGCTAAGGTCCAACAGGCTATTGATACTATTACCCTGTTGCAGATGGAAATCGAAGAGCTGAAAGAGAAAAATAACTCTTTATCTCGTGAAATTGAATCATCAGCTAACGGACGCGAGTCATTAGTGAATGAAAACGCTCAGTTGAAGCAAGAACAACAAGCCTGGCAGGAACGTTTACGTCTTCTGTTGGGTAAAATGGATGAAGTTTAA